Within the bacterium genome, the region CCCTCACGGAGCTCGTCACGCTCGTCAACACGCTCGCGGACGCATACCGCACTGGAGAGATCCCCGAATCCGAAACCCCAGAAAATCACCTCCCGTACGAATCCTGGAAAGACACCCTGAACCCCCTCCTCCACGAATCCCTCATCCAAAACAAGAGCGAAGAGCTCAAATCCGCCTTTCCTGGTATTGAAACATCTCCTGATCCCATTGAGTTCCTCATCCAATACCAAGAAGCATTCTTCCAACAACAGTACAACGACCCCGCCTTCACCATTGATCGGAACACCCTCCATCTCTCAGAAGACCGCATTGCAGACATCACCGCCTCCCTCGAACGCGGAGAAACCGATTTCCCCGTCATCGTTGCTCCCCCCAGAGCAGAGAACCTCACGAAGGAAGAGACATCCGATCCCTCCCTCGCAAGCATCCCCCGCACCCTCACCCGCGTGCTCTTTGACCGACTCATCCGAGAGAAGAACATCAAGTTCTGGGATCGCGCCGGCACCATCGAGTCATTCCTCGACCAAACCCGCGACCTCACCCTCCAGGACCTCACGCGGAACGAGCTCCCACCAAAAGACCCCCTCCACATCCCCGTCCCCTTCGACACAAACAACTGGTCCCAATACCTCACCGCCCTCTACCCCACACTCTCGCGTCCGGCCGTCATCATAGAAAAAACAAATAAAACCCCTCCCCCCGTTGTTTCCTTCATGAAATGGGAGCAGAACCCACCAAAAAACCGCATCATCCGGAACACCACGGAGACCATCGGGGACAAGTCCTGGATAGACGCCGTCACCCACCGCTACCCCCTCGCAACCCTCACTGCGTACCTCACCCTGTTTGCACAGCACTATGAGAAGACGGGAAAGGCGTTGGATATCTTAATCCAACGCCCCATCTGGTCGGTGCTCTTTGGAGTTTTGGAACCGAGTACAGCGTCCGGCAGTGAGTGCATATTTGCGAACTGGAGCATTAATGGGTTGGGCCTGCATAAAAATCACCCTTGGTTTACGGGTGAAGGTTCCGCGCTACGGTACGCGTGTTGAGCCCTCGTGGAGCTTTTGGTTTTGACTTTTGGTTTTCCGGTATTCTTCTGTTAGTGTGAGGAATCCGCGACGCGGCAATCCCGGTCATACCAGTACAAAGGTGAAAGCCGCGTACGCTCTATGACCCAGATTGCCACGCCTCCCTCTTTCGCGAAGCGCTACGGAAGGGCAGGCGCGGATTCGGCTCGCAATGGACCGTAGGGGAGGGGTTTACCCCCTCCCGTCCGCGTCCCCCCCTGCGTCGTCCTGAGCCCCGACGCATCGGTCGGGGTAGACTCCACGAAGGACCTCACGCCAACAGGACCTGCGTGCAACCCCGCCTCCGAACGGGCGGGTATAAAACCCGCCCCTACGCCACCCAATCACACAGCATGGAGGTCTCAAGACCTCCGCTCCACCGCGTGCTCAGTTTCCGACATTGACGCAGTGCGATACGATGAACATGAACGCGCGACTCCATTGCTATGCACGCTGAAATACAGGCCATCCTCCACATCCTAAGGTCCGCATGGCGCGTCGCGCTCCGCGAGCGTCGCCTCTGGCTGTACGCGCTGTTCGTTGGCTTGGCGATCGGGAGTGGCTTCGCATCCGCGACGCTCCAGGTCCTCGGTGGCGATCCCACGCAGCAAGCCGCAGCGCTCGTCCCCCTCCTCCAGACCGAAGGTGGCACGACCGCAGCCGAGCTCTGGCAGACCGCGCGCACAAACGGCACTGCCGCGACCGGCGGCCTCCTTGCCTTCGGCGCGGCGGCCCTTGCACTCGTCGGCGTCTTCATCTGGCTCATCGTCCTCAGCACAAACGCGCTCCTCCTCGCGGGTGCCGCACTCGCGCGCGGTGAGAAAATCCCGCGCGACCTCCGCCGCCGCGCACACGCGCGATCCTGGCCAACGCTCGCGATTCTCATCCTCTTCCGCATCGCCGGTGCTGCCGTGCTCATCGCGTGGGGCGTCATCCTCCGCTACGCTATCGCGGTTCCCACCACCGCGGGCACCATCGCGGGCGTCATCGGCTTCATCGTCGCCGTGCTCGCACTCACCGTGCTCCACCTCGCGACACCGCTCGCGCTCATCGAGACAACCGTCACCCGCCGTCGCGTTGGCGACGCGATCCGACGGACGTTCGCGCACCTCAACGCGCACCGCCTCCTCGCGCTCAAGTTCTCCGTCGCGCTCTCGGCTGCGAACATCCTCTTCCTCCTCGTCTGGAGCGTCGGCGGACTCCTCGTCGTCCTCCCCTTCGTCTTCCTCGGCGGCGTCGCGGTGCAAACCGGCACCGAAACGCTCTACATCGTCGCCATGATCTCCGGACTCACCGTGCTCACCATTGTTGCCCTCACCACGGCAGCCATCTACGTGCTCTTCCTCACGAACGCCTGGACCCAGTTCGCCCTCCGCCTCAACGATGACAGAACGACGGATGCGTAGGGAAACTCCCATCTATGTCCGGTGCCTCCCCACTCCCAAGGATCTCGAGCGATTCGATCGTGGAGCAATTCACGAAAAAAATGCAGGCGCTCGAGCGCGATGCAAAAGAACGTGAGGCCGAACAACTCGCGCAGCGCCTCGGTGTTGCGTACGTCAACCTCCGCGGCCTCGCCATTCCTCCGGAGACACTCCTCCTCATCCCGCGCGCGCGCTCGTCCGAGCTCCACGCCGTCGCGTTCCTCCACGCGGGAGCAGAAATCCGCATCGGCGCACTCGAACCCAATGATCCGCGCATCGCGGAAATCGCCCACGAGATTGCGGAGCGCCATCGCGCAAACGTCCAACAGTACGCCGTCTCCGAGGCCTCTCTCCTGCACGCCACAAAACTCTACGATGCCGTCCCGAATATCCTTCCCGTGGAGACGAAAGTTGCCATCAGTGAAGCGGATCTCGAGCGTCTCCGCGCGCAACTCGCCGACCTCAGCGCACTCGACCGCGTGTTCGCGAGTACCTCGACATCCGACCTTGTCACGCTCGTGCTCGCTGGCGCAATCCGCGCGGGCTCCTCGGATATCCACATCGAGGCGGAGGAGGAGCACATCGCGCTCCGGTACCGCATTGACGGTGTCCTCCAGCGCGTCGCGACCATCCCGAAGGAACGATGGAAGCAGCTCGTGAGCCGCGTGAAGCTCCTCGCCGGCCTCAAGCTCAACGTGGAGAGCACCCCGCAGGACGGCCGCATCACGATCGCGATGCGCGACGACACGATTGACGTGCGCGTCTCCACACTCCCGACGACGTGGGGCGAGAGCATTGTCATGCGCCTCCTCATGTCGTCAAAAGCGGGGCTCGCGTTTGCGGACCTCGGACTGCGCGGACGTGCCTCCGCAGTGCTCGCCCGCGAGATCCATCGCCCGAACGGCATGATCATCACCACCGGCCCCACCGGATCGGGGAAAACGACGACGATGTACGGAATCCTCCAGGAGCTCAACACGCCGCAGACAAAAATCATCACGCTCGAGGACCCCGTCGAGTACAAGCTCTCGGGCATCAACCAGAGCCAGATTGACCCCGCGCGCGAGTACACGTTCGCGAAAGGCCTGCGCTCGATCCTCCGCCAGGACCCGGATGTCGTCATGGTAGGCGAGATCCGCGACCTCGAAACGGCGGACGTCGCGATCCACGCCGCGCTCACCGGCCACCTCATGCTCTCGACGATCCACACGAACTCCGCCGCGGGTGCCATCCCACGCTTCCTCGCCATGGGCATCAAGGCGTTCCTCCTCGTCAACGCGCTCAACGCGATCATCGGTCAACGCCTCGTCCGACGCATCCACGACGTGTGCCAACAGCCGGTGACGCTCACGCCCGAGGAGCGCGACCGCGTCGAGCAAATCATCCTCGCAATGCCGGAGCAGGAGCGCGCGGAAGCGCAAGCGAAAAACCTCACCTTCTCGCGCGGCGCGGGCTGCACGGCATGCATGGGCACCGGCTACAAGGGGCGCATCGGCATCTACGAGATCCTCACGATGACGCCGGAGATCGAGGCGGCGATCCGCTCCGAGAACATCGCCGACCGCGAGATGGAGGAGCTCGCGGTCAAAACCGGCATGGTGACGATGGTCCAGGACGGCATCCTCAAAGCGCTCGATGGCCTGACAACCTTGGAAGAGGTCTTCCGCGTCGCAGAGTGAGTATGGCCCTACGCATTGAACGATTTGAGCACCTCGGAACAGAATCATGGAAATCATTTGCGGAACGCGCAAAGACCCGCGAGAAAATCGAGGTACTCATCGAGAAATACTTCAGCAGTGCAGACAGCATTGGAATCGGCAACAACGCAGAAGTATTTTCAGAGCGTGCCACGACAATGGGCGGTACCGTCTGTCTCAAGGTGGAAAACGTCTATCACCCCGGAGATCGACTCCATAATGCACTCGATCGCGAGGCGGCGATTCATAGTGCTGCATTTGAAGTGCTCGATGTGCAGCGGCGTACCGCTGGAGATGGTGATTGGCGAAACGCTCTTGGACGAACGCCGCAGCCCTTCGCGTTCATTGCAGCGGCGCCGGAAAAAGGAGCTCCAACGAAAAACTTCATTGCGATGGAACGCATCGTTGGTGTGACGCTCTTCCGCACCATCATCAACCACATCGCGCAGCACGATGCACGCTTTGCGAGCATCCGCAGCGCAGACGATGTCACGACACTCAGAGACGAAGTCCTCGAGCAGGCAGTGCTCACCATCCTCGATATCCGCGCCCTTCCCACGCGCAAGCAGATGGAGCAGATTCTCCGCACCGCGGAGCAGCACGAGCTTCGCTTCTCTGTCGAAACACTCCTTCGAGTCCGCAACGCAATGAACACACTCAATGATGCCCATATTTTTCATCGGGACGCACACCCAAAAAAATCTATTACTCGAGCACGAAACAAACGAGCCATACATTATTGACTACGGTCGTGCACGCCGCGATGCCACACTGACACGTACAACCGCAAGCGAGGATTTCCGAGGTACGGAAATCGTTGCCTTCCCGCACGAGAACGAATTTTTCAATCTCCTCCAGCGGTTTGTGGAACCGCCGAAACGCACTTGACAAGCTCAAAGAACTCTGGTACTGTACGCAGTGCCCACCCTGGTGGGCGCAAGCAAGGAAGAGAGGATACGTATGACGACGACATTGAGTCCGGCGGTCCAGTCGAATATCGAGCGAACATTGCAGACGCGCGCCCCGCTGTTCGCCGAATTCGGTGACGGGGTCCGTGTACTCCCGACGGATCCTCGTCTTGGGTTCTTTTACCTCATGGAGTTCCCGGGACCAGATGGCGCAATGCAAGCGAGCAAGACGGAAGAGCGCCTCAGCGCAATCCGTCAAAACAAGGCGTTCCCCGTTGATGGCGTGATACCCTGGTTCCTGCTCAACGAGCTTGGAAACGGAACGGAGGGACTCCTCCTGTTCCAAGGGCCTCGACTGGATCGCTGCGTTCCGCTGATCCGGTGCCCGGCCGCGCAACAAACGAGCACCATGAACATGCTTCGAGCACATCCGGCTCTCGCGACGATTGCGATGGAGGATGTCTGGATGAACACGACGGTATCGAAAGAACCGACACCGTTCCTCGTGCGGACCGAGCGACTCACGACACCGTCGTGAGCAGCCCAAAAGAAAGACCCCCGTTCCCATCAACCGGAACGGGGGTTCTCTTGTATGGAGATGGTGCGCGACGTCTCCGATGGTCCTGCCACAACCTGCACACGCACCGCGACCGTGATCCCCGCGACACCTGCGAGACGCTCCCCCCACTCGATAGCAACGATAACATCATCGCGTCCCAACCACTCACCCAGCCCCGCAGCGATGAGCTCGCGCGGGTCGCGCACGCGATACGCGTCAACGTGAACGAAATGCCGGATGGTCAGATGCTCGGATACCGCGTACACGCGCATGAGCACGAACGTCGGACTCGTCATGCGACCTACGATCCCAAGCGCGCGCCCAAGCCCGCGCACGAACACGGACTTCCCCGCGCCAAGCTCACCCTCGAGCAACAACACATCGCCACCGCGAAGCGTGCCCGCGACGGTTGCGGCAAGGCGCTCGGTCTCCTCCTCACTCTGCGTCGTGTACGTGTGCGTTTCCATACGTTCCTGAGAGTCACTCCGCATACTATCATACAGGACAATAGCCCCCGCATATGCTCCGCGCGACGATCCATCGAAAAAATCCGTAAGTTATCCACATCGAACCACCCCCCCCCCAACCAATATGCAACAACGACATCCTGCGGTAGAATGGGAATATCTATGCATCGTCGCAACCATGTTCGATTGCTCGTGGGCATCGTCCTCACGTTCTTCTTCAGCGGCGCACTCGTTGCGTACGCTGGCTCACTCACGCCGTCCGCATCACCTGCGGCAACCATGAACACCGTCGCGGAGATCTACGACGCAGTCGCGAGCACGACGTTCAGCTCCTCCGCGATCACCGCGAGCTCCACGGGGTCACTCATCCAGGTCCTCAAGAACATCGCGACGAACCTCAGCTGGTCTGTCTCAAGCAACAACCTCACGAACACGAACACCGGCACGGTCGCCATTGACTCGTCGGACTGGGACATCAGCACGACCGGCGCGATCACCGGCGTCGCGTTCGATGCGAACGGCACGGGCAACACACTCACGAACGTGGACAATGCCGATCTCACCGCAGATACGCTGGACTTCACCGCCATCGCCGACAGCGCGTCGCTCGACGCCGATACCGCAATCGCTGCGGGTGCTGCGGAGGAGCTCACGTATACCAAGGCCTACACCAACGCGACAACGGAGGACGGACTCGTCATGTCGTTCACCGCATCGGATACCACGAGTTCCACGACGGCCCAGTACGGCCTCTACCTCGACAACGTCGCGTCTACGGAAGGCGCAGACGCACTCCTCGTCATTGATAACTCCGATCTCGATGATGCCGTAGGCGCAGCAATCAAGTTCATCAATGCCGGCGGCGCGTTCACCGCACTCTTTGACATTGCGGGAACACTGCTCTCCCCCACGGAGGTGACGATCCTCGATTCCGGCATCGCACTCTCGGAGCTCACCGACTCCGGTACGCTCACCGCCGGCACCGTTGATATCAACGGCGGGGCGATTGATGGCACAACGATCGGCGCAACGAGCGCGGGCGCAGGAACGTTCACGGCCATTGTAGGCACTTCACTCGACCTCAACGGCGCACTCGATCTCGATGTCGCTGCCCTCGGCGCAACGATCACGAATACCGCAGACGCGGCAAGTTCTCAAGTTGCGATCTTTGAGGGTGACCGAGCGACACCGGCAGATGCTGATGCTGCATATGCAACGCTGCGCCTCTCCGACTCTGCGGGCAACCAGGACGAGCAAGCCCGCATCTCGTGGGCTGCAACGACGGTTGCCGACGGAGCAACACAGGATGGGGACATGTTCTTCTCCGCGCTCACGAACAACACACTCACGGAGTACCTTCGTATTGTCGGTGCCACCGGTGCCGTCGAAGCAAACACGGCATTCCGGTTCGGCTTCTCGGATGCGAATGCTGGAGCTGCGACAACATATTGGATCGGCCGCGACACTGGTAACCCAAACCAGCTCAAGTTCAACGTCCCAACAGACGCGGGTTTTGTGTGGTCTGAAAACAATACCGCGCTCATGACGCTCTCCAAAGATGGTGCACTGACGATGGCGAATGACAGCACAATCCTGTTCGATGTCAACACAGGCCTCACGGCATCTACCACCCAGACGCAGGGCAACGGTGCGCTCACTGCGGATGTCAACCAGGTTACAACCGTAACAAACGCGAACGACACCGTGACGCTTCCGGCTGCGGTGGCGGGACGAACCGTGGTCATTGTCAACGTCGGCGCAAACATCATGAAGGTGTTTCCTGCGTCAGGAGACGATGCCGGAGCGGGTGTGAATGCTGCTATCACGCCAGCATCGTCAACAAAGACGGAGTGTCATGCGATTGATACAACGGTGTGGGCGTGTACGGAGGTTGCACTCGTCACCACGTAAGAGTACGTGCATGAGGATGAACCGTGCTGAGGAAGCTATGACAACCACGACGACCCGCCTCAGGCACCTCGGCATTG harbors:
- the tsaE gene encoding tRNA (adenosine(37)-N6)-threonylcarbamoyltransferase complex ATPase subunit type 1 TsaE; protein product: METHTYTTQSEEETERLAATVAGTLRGGDVLLLEGELGAGKSVFVRGLGRALGIVGRMTSPTFVLMRVYAVSEHLTIRHFVHVDAYRVRDPRELIAAGLGEWLGRDDVIVAIEWGERLAGVAGITVAVRVQVVAGPSETSRTISIQENPRSG
- a CDS encoding GspE/PulE family protein, with the protein product MSGASPLPRISSDSIVEQFTKKMQALERDAKEREAEQLAQRLGVAYVNLRGLAIPPETLLLIPRARSSELHAVAFLHAGAEIRIGALEPNDPRIAEIAHEIAERHRANVQQYAVSEASLLHATKLYDAVPNILPVETKVAISEADLERLRAQLADLSALDRVFASTSTSDLVTLVLAGAIRAGSSDIHIEAEEEHIALRYRIDGVLQRVATIPKERWKQLVSRVKLLAGLKLNVESTPQDGRITIAMRDDTIDVRVSTLPTTWGESIVMRLLMSSKAGLAFADLGLRGRASAVLAREIHRPNGMIITTGPTGSGKTTTMYGILQELNTPQTKIITLEDPVEYKLSGINQSQIDPAREYTFAKGLRSILRQDPDVVMVGEIRDLETADVAIHAALTGHLMLSTIHTNSAAGAIPRFLAMGIKAFLLVNALNAIIGQRLVRRIHDVCQQPVTLTPEERDRVEQIILAMPEQERAEAQAKNLTFSRGAGCTACMGTGYKGRIGIYEILTMTPEIEAAIRSENIADREMEELAVKTGMVTMVQDGILKALDGLTTLEEVFRVAE